TTAGttgagttttctgatttttacaCTCAATTATGCTCCAAGACATTGAAAACCGAAGATTTGGAGGCGCTTAAAAAAATTATCTCACTTTGTGCAAAATGGAGATGATATTCCCTCCTTCATTTTTCGATATTATGACACACTTGCCTATTCATCTAGCAGGAGAAGCGATAATTGCTGGACCTGTTCATTACCGGTGGATGTATCCAATCGAACTGTTAGTACATAATGTTAAATAGTGAGTAGAATATTATTCTAGTGATGTTTATTACTGGTGTATGAATTTTTCCTGTATTTATCAGGTACTTGTACACCTTGAAAAAGTATGTGCGAAATAAAAGTCAACCTGAGGGATCGATTGCACAAGTGTATCTTGTTGATGAATGCCTGACATTTTGCTCGAGATACTTGAGTGTTGAGATTAATACAAAGTTCAACCAGATAGGGAGAAATAGTGATGGTGATGGTGCAACAACATCTAGTCATGAATTGCCTATCTTTGAAGAAGCATGTCGTTTTTTAGGGAAACCAATTTTCCGAAATTTATCTGACAGTGAGTGGGAGGAAGCTCGAATGTATGTGTTGAGTAATTGTGATGAACTTCTTCCGTTCATCGAGTAAGTCTACTTTCTgatgttgaataaaaatcattatgAGTTGGTAGATGatttaatatatatatacttaCAGTTGATTGAATCTTTTATGTaggaaacacaagaaaacaattcGTGATAAATATGGAGGGAAAAATCGTGATAATGAGTTGGAGCATTGGCATGCCAAAATATTCGGTAGTTGGTTCGAGAACCATGTAAGTGTTTGTATCTTATGAACTCAATTTGAGCCTTAGATTAGAACAGCTTAACACAGTATGATCATGGAAACTATTATTCAATGTTGATTAAAAATATTTTGAACATACccattttcttattattattaagtTTGTGAAATGAAGCGAGATGGTGAAATAGTTAAAAGGGAAATT
This DNA window, taken from Papaver somniferum cultivar HN1 chromosome 3, ASM357369v1, whole genome shotgun sequence, encodes the following:
- the LOC113355142 gene encoding uncharacterized protein LOC113355142 isoform X1; translated protein: MEMIFPPSFFDIMTHLPIHLAGEAIIAGPVHYRWMYPIELYLYTLKKYVRNKSQPEGSIAQVYLVDECLTFCSRYLSVEINTKFNQIGRNSDGDGATTSSHELPIFEEACRFLGKPIFRNLSDSEWEEARMYVLSNCDELLPFIEKHKKTIRDKYGGKNRDNELEHWHAKIFGSWFENHVSVCIL
- the LOC113355142 gene encoding uncharacterized protein LOC113355142 isoform X2, with the protein product MEMIFPPSFFDIMTHLPIHLAGEAIIAGPVHYRWMYPIELYLYTLKKYVRNKSQPEGSIAQVYLVDECLTFCSRYLSVEINTKFNQIGRNSDGDGATTSSHELPIFEEACRFLGKPIFRNLSDSEWEEARMYVLSNCDELLPFIEKHKKTIRDKYGGKNRDNELEHWHAKIFGSWFENHVSHN